One Hyphomicrobium album genomic window carries:
- a CDS encoding tetratricopeptide repeat protein: protein MDPALPIDVGIALVGSFMLALLVTLIALALRTRRRARLTIPAADVPVVANERALDGAALLAAVGEAEAAGQTQRLPGLYLSLAQWRRDLGETDAAEDLLRRSIRAAASAGLKETHAKARVALGDIAQAKGDPATACEHWQIARGLFHELKRRGEHDAVDARMQRNGCPTDWVLTDF from the coding sequence ATGGATCCCGCCCTACCGATCGATGTGGGTATCGCGTTGGTCGGCTCGTTTATGCTGGCGCTGCTCGTCACGCTCATCGCCCTTGCGCTACGCACCCGCCGCCGCGCGCGTCTAACTATTCCAGCCGCCGACGTTCCTGTCGTCGCGAACGAGCGCGCCTTGGATGGTGCCGCGTTGCTCGCCGCCGTCGGTGAGGCGGAGGCCGCCGGGCAAACCCAGCGGCTTCCGGGCCTCTACTTGTCGCTGGCGCAGTGGCGGCGCGATTTGGGCGAGACGGACGCGGCCGAGGACCTGTTGCGCAGGAGCATCCGCGCCGCGGCGAGCGCCGGCCTCAAGGAGACGCACGCCAAGGCGCGCGTGGCGCTCGGCGACATCGCCCAGGCAAAAGGCGACCCCGCCACCGCCTGCGAGCATTGGCAGATCGCGCGCGGGCTGTTCCACGAGCTCAAGCGGCGGGGCGAGCACGACGCTGTCGATGCGCGCATGCAGCGCAACGGCTGCCCCACCGATTGGGTGCTGACCGACTTCTAG
- a CDS encoding vWA domain-containing protein, which produces MPPLSRMFAGCLVAAVVALACAGAEGQDAPPTTMIVLDGSGSMWGNLGTEKLSKLEMARAALRALLPSLRTDARIGIASFGHRRRGNCGDAEVILPPDINGPERLTQPVEKLNAMGKGPLVLALRESAQAIAGATPASIVLVADDLDNCGQDVCTALGDILATNPNLVVHTVAIGFDKPKLDHISCIPRQTGGKLWDAQDAVGFNSAIGQAVKLALLQSGPTAPAPEPAQAEAQKPAAGAPPGLYLSAGLGPTSATLDTPVHWRITKSGADGQPVRDTRAAAVFEKLEPGSYDIEADVGLARARQTVDVAADQAVQVRVDLNAGVLKMQARSTTAAPPLTSPVFTVSPAKADAGDAPIWVGRDTQPEILLPAGDYVVTAQNGLARQQTSVTIGAATGTSFNSMLASGTLELSATRGTAAVPGDAVDDGVTFILHQDDPDAPQGRREVARSAAPAPSFMLPSGTYYVTARTATSEARDQLAIGAGDVVKRALPLSLAQVKLSATLGGQPPTGTAPVTYRIVRLGAEPHEIARTLAKDPEFELSAGQYRFEASLGGSNVIAAVDLALGAGQTQKVNLPLQGGSLTLKRTDTGAPGDIFWEVRDEKQKTVLRSSQPQPTAVLAPGRYAVSSETSTPLMSSIEVKANEHRTFDFTGQ; this is translated from the coding sequence ATGCCGCCGCTTTCGAGAATGTTCGCTGGTTGTCTTGTCGCCGCCGTCGTCGCTCTCGCCTGTGCGGGAGCCGAGGGGCAAGATGCCCCCCCCACGACGATGATCGTCCTCGACGGCTCAGGGTCGATGTGGGGTAACCTCGGCACCGAAAAGCTTTCCAAGCTCGAAATGGCGCGGGCGGCGCTGCGCGCGCTTCTGCCGAGCCTGCGCACCGATGCGCGCATCGGCATTGCCTCGTTCGGACACCGCCGCCGCGGCAACTGCGGCGACGCGGAAGTCATTCTCCCGCCCGACATCAACGGCCCGGAGCGGCTGACGCAGCCCGTCGAGAAACTCAACGCAATGGGCAAAGGACCGCTTGTCCTCGCCCTCCGCGAATCCGCCCAGGCCATCGCCGGGGCAACGCCGGCAAGCATCGTGCTCGTCGCCGACGACCTCGATAACTGCGGACAGGACGTCTGCACGGCGCTCGGCGACATTCTCGCCACGAACCCCAACCTGGTCGTGCACACGGTAGCGATCGGTTTCGACAAGCCGAAGCTCGACCACATTAGCTGCATTCCTCGCCAGACAGGCGGCAAGCTGTGGGATGCGCAGGACGCTGTCGGGTTCAACTCGGCAATCGGCCAGGCCGTCAAGCTGGCGCTGCTGCAGAGCGGGCCGACCGCTCCGGCGCCGGAGCCCGCGCAAGCCGAAGCGCAGAAGCCGGCTGCGGGTGCACCGCCGGGACTCTATCTTTCAGCTGGACTTGGACCGACGAGTGCTACGCTAGACACGCCGGTGCATTGGCGGATCACGAAATCCGGTGCCGACGGGCAGCCCGTGCGCGACACGCGCGCCGCGGCAGTGTTCGAGAAGCTCGAGCCGGGTAGCTACGACATCGAGGCGGATGTCGGCTTGGCCCGCGCGCGCCAGACGGTCGATGTCGCTGCCGACCAGGCGGTACAGGTCCGGGTCGATCTCAATGCCGGCGTCCTCAAGATGCAGGCGCGATCGACGACCGCGGCGCCACCGCTCACGTCGCCGGTGTTCACAGTCAGCCCGGCCAAGGCCGACGCCGGCGACGCCCCGATCTGGGTCGGGCGCGATACCCAGCCCGAGATCTTGCTTCCCGCTGGCGACTACGTCGTCACGGCACAGAACGGCCTGGCACGCCAGCAGACCAGCGTCACGATCGGGGCGGCAACGGGTACGAGCTTCAATTCCATGCTCGCCTCGGGGACGCTCGAGCTGAGTGCCACACGCGGCACTGCCGCCGTCCCTGGAGACGCGGTCGACGACGGCGTGACCTTCATCCTTCACCAAGACGACCCCGACGCCCCGCAAGGCCGACGCGAGGTGGCGCGCTCGGCTGCCCCGGCTCCGAGCTTCATGCTGCCGTCCGGCACCTACTACGTCACCGCACGCACCGCGACGTCGGAGGCACGCGACCAGCTCGCCATAGGTGCCGGCGATGTCGTCAAGCGCGCGCTACCTCTGTCGCTCGCCCAAGTGAAGTTGTCGGCGACGCTCGGCGGTCAGCCGCCAACCGGCACCGCGCCGGTCACGTATCGCATCGTGCGCCTCGGCGCCGAGCCGCACGAGATTGCGCGGACGCTCGCCAAGGATCCCGAGTTCGAACTTTCGGCTGGGCAGTATCGGTTCGAGGCATCGCTGGGGGGCAGCAATGTCATCGCCGCGGTCGACCTCGCTCTCGGAGCCGGTCAAACGCAGAAGGTCAACCTTCCCCTCCAGGGCGGCAGCCTGACGCTGAAGCGGACCGACACGGGTGCGCCGGGAGACATCTTCTGGGAAGTGCGCGACGAGAAGCAGAAAACCGTGCTCCGCAGCAGTCAGCCGCAGCCGACCGCGGTGCTGGCTCCGGGGCGCTACGCGGTGAGCTCGGAGACTTCGACGCCTCTGATGAGCAGCATCGAGGTCAAGGCCAACGAGCACCGAACCTTCGATTTTACGGGGCAGTGA
- a CDS encoding nitroreductase family protein, with product MENPVISFLAKRRSVKPDRLVAPGPTDTELETILTIASRVPDHKKLAPWRFILIEGDARARLGDVVAEACVAAEKEPPSHVRLETERTRLMRAPLVIAVVSRVTPHRSAPEWEQVLSAGAACFNLCLAANALGYGTSWITEWIAYNKAVGAALGLGENERIAGFVYVGTPSEPSDERERPALTDIVSRWPG from the coding sequence ATGGAAAACCCCGTCATCTCCTTCCTCGCCAAGCGCCGCTCGGTAAAGCCCGACCGGCTGGTGGCGCCCGGCCCCACGGACACCGAGCTCGAAACCATCCTCACCATCGCGTCGCGGGTGCCCGACCACAAAAAGCTGGCGCCGTGGCGCTTCATCCTGATCGAGGGGGATGCACGGGCGCGGCTCGGCGATGTCGTCGCCGAGGCGTGCGTGGCGGCGGAGAAGGAGCCGCCCTCGCACGTGCGGCTTGAGACGGAGCGCACACGGCTGATGCGCGCGCCGCTGGTCATTGCCGTGGTGTCGCGGGTCACGCCGCATCGGAGCGCGCCCGAGTGGGAGCAGGTCCTGTCTGCTGGCGCTGCCTGCTTCAACCTGTGCCTCGCTGCCAACGCGTTGGGCTACGGCACGTCCTGGATCACCGAGTGGATCGCCTACAACAAGGCGGTGGGCGCGGCCCTGGGCTTGGGTGAGAACGAGCGCATCGCCGGCTTTGTCTACGTCGGCACGCCCTCCGAACCCTCCGACGAGCGCGAGCGTCCGGCGCTCACGGACATCGTCAGTCGCTGGCCCGGGTAA
- a CDS encoding NAD kinase, whose translation MPKTKTKFDRIAFVASEMPEAIAACERLGALYGDSDPAEADAIVALGGDGHMLQTLHRFMNDGVPIYGMNRGSVGFLMNDYSEENLRERLADADVSRIHPLSMIAYDKAGKAHKALAINEVSLFRERHQAAKLRILVDDTARMEELVCDGVMVATPAGSTAYNLSAHGPILPINAPLLALTPISPFRPRRWRGALLPNKVRIAIEVLEADKRPVSAVADHFETRGVTRVEVEKARNVELFMMFDPDHSLDERVLAEQFRY comes from the coding sequence ATGCCAAAGACGAAGACCAAATTCGACAGGATTGCGTTCGTCGCCAGCGAGATGCCGGAGGCGATAGCTGCGTGCGAGCGCCTGGGAGCCCTCTACGGCGATTCCGATCCGGCCGAAGCCGACGCGATCGTCGCCCTAGGGGGTGACGGCCACATGCTGCAGACGCTCCACCGCTTCATGAACGACGGCGTGCCGATCTACGGCATGAACCGCGGCTCGGTCGGTTTCCTGATGAACGACTACAGCGAGGAGAACCTGCGCGAGCGCCTCGCCGACGCGGACGTGAGCCGCATCCATCCGCTCTCGATGATCGCCTACGACAAAGCCGGCAAGGCCCACAAGGCGCTCGCCATCAATGAAGTATCGCTATTCCGCGAGCGCCATCAGGCGGCGAAGCTGCGCATTCTCGTCGATGACACCGCACGGATGGAAGAGCTGGTGTGCGATGGAGTGATGGTCGCCACGCCGGCCGGCTCGACGGCGTACAACCTTTCCGCCCACGGGCCGATCCTGCCAATCAACGCGCCCCTCCTGGCTCTCACGCCGATTAGCCCCTTCCGTCCGCGGCGTTGGCGCGGCGCGTTGCTCCCCAACAAGGTGCGTATCGCCATTGAAGTGCTGGAAGCCGACAAGCGGCCGGTGAGCGCCGTGGCCGACCACTTCGAGACGCGCGGCGTGACCCGCGTCGAGGTCGAAAAAGCGCGTAACGTCGAGCTATTTATGATGTTCGATCCCGACCACAGCCTCGACGAGCGCGTGCTTGCGGAGCAGTTTCGCTACTGA
- the cutA gene encoding divalent-cation tolerance protein CutA produces the protein MQENNKPVLIYSTFPSPEAAEAVGRELVERRLAACVNILPGMTSIYRWEGTIARDSEVVMIIKTREALAPSVIKAVKSRHTYTNPALVVLPIIDGAADYLSWLLAETLPESD, from the coding sequence GTGCAGGAAAACAACAAGCCCGTTCTGATTTATTCGACCTTCCCATCACCGGAAGCCGCCGAAGCGGTCGGACGCGAGTTGGTCGAGCGGCGGCTGGCCGCCTGCGTCAACATCCTGCCGGGCATGACGTCAATTTATCGTTGGGAAGGGACGATCGCGCGCGACAGCGAGGTGGTGATGATCATCAAGACGCGCGAGGCGCTGGCGCCGAGCGTCATCAAGGCGGTGAAGAGCCGCCACACGTACACGAACCCGGCGCTGGTCGTGCTGCCGATTATCGACGGAGCGGCCGATTACCTGAGCTGGCTGCTCGCTGAGACCCTGCCGGAGAGCGATTGA
- a CDS encoding peptidoglycan-binding domain-containing protein, with translation MRGLGGFVLLAGIGVGLFVYFPAPVDRDTTLEQAKRATFERVAARGETAIAPVAATAPPSVARFSPALTLSPARSNAQFAAAAPTATTPTAKVESVANWQTSVAPAPAGTALEPTDPESRYKLVVDIQQQLKRVGCYWGRANGAWNNSTREALRTFTSNTNAALPVDKPDYLLLSLLKQNSGRSCGIAETTTVATHPQNADTVAAAQPEVLPWKANQANSLYKPMPNSVVSSEPLPGRMTIGGPKEFPAAQQAPLVPGTPGQPGVATAALDPGVASPSAAPQKRQAKKSGGWRKPAHGTPRYNLMLSLGGVY, from the coding sequence ATGCGTGGCCTTGGCGGCTTCGTGTTGTTGGCGGGTATAGGCGTAGGGTTGTTCGTCTATTTTCCTGCCCCGGTCGACCGAGATACGACGCTCGAGCAGGCAAAGCGCGCGACGTTCGAACGCGTCGCCGCCCGCGGTGAGACCGCGATCGCTCCTGTCGCCGCGACTGCGCCGCCGAGCGTAGCGCGCTTCTCCCCTGCCCTGACGCTGTCGCCTGCACGATCGAACGCGCAGTTCGCCGCTGCGGCTCCGACCGCGACCACACCAACGGCAAAAGTCGAATCCGTTGCCAACTGGCAGACGAGCGTCGCCCCTGCCCCTGCAGGCACGGCACTCGAGCCGACCGACCCCGAGAGCCGTTACAAGCTCGTGGTAGACATCCAACAGCAACTGAAGCGCGTTGGCTGCTATTGGGGCCGCGCCAATGGCGCCTGGAACAACTCCACGCGCGAAGCGCTGCGGACGTTCACGTCGAACACCAATGCTGCACTCCCGGTCGACAAGCCCGACTATCTACTGCTCTCGCTCTTGAAGCAGAACAGCGGTCGCTCCTGCGGCATTGCCGAAACCACGACCGTCGCGACACACCCGCAGAATGCGGACACGGTCGCCGCGGCGCAGCCCGAGGTTCTTCCCTGGAAGGCCAATCAGGCGAACTCGCTCTATAAGCCGATGCCCAACAGCGTCGTCTCCAGCGAGCCGCTGCCCGGCCGCATGACGATCGGCGGCCCGAAGGAGTTCCCAGCCGCGCAACAGGCGCCGCTCGTTCCTGGCACGCCCGGTCAACCCGGCGTCGCCACGGCGGCGCTCGATCCGGGCGTTGCCTCGCCCTCGGCAGCCCCGCAGAAGCGCCAGGCCAAGAAATCTGGCGGCTGGCGCAAGCCGGCCCACGGGACGCCGCGCTACAATCTCATGCTGAGCCTTGGCGGCGTCTACTGA
- a CDS encoding S9 family peptidase translates to MSGPADRHAFVKPPRAARQPKVDTWHGVELVDDYAWLKASNWQEVMREPSVLDPDIRAYLDAENAYCEAQLAETLPLQDDLFREMRGRLKEDDASVPAPDGPYAYYTGFVAGGQYPVVRRQARTGGSEVVLLDGNREAEGKPYWDLGGFQHSPDHRLLAYASDDKGSELYTIRLRDLATGQDLPDSIPDTRGGVVWANDSKTLFYVRLDDHHRPLLVYRHVVGTPVEDDVLVYAETDVGFYVAIASTQSSRFVLIEAHDHQTSEVHLIDADAPLALPVVVEPRQIGHEYSVEHHGDKLVITTNSEGAEDFRICEAPIATPAMANWREIMPHRPGCLILDTVLYRDHMVRLERENGLPRIVVRQLADASEHVIAFPEEAYSLGISPGYEFDTTTQRFVYSSMTTPAETYDYDMQARTRVLRKRQQIPSGHNPVDYVTRRLYAPTADGETVPVSILHHKSTPLDGSAPVLLYGYGAYGISIPASFSTTRLSLVDRGFIYAIAHVRGGKDKGYRWYTDGKLARKVHTFTDFIAAGEYLVAQGLTQRGRIVANGGSAGGMLMGVVANMAPDLFLGIIADVPFVDVLNTMLDKDLPLTPPEWPEWGNPITRRDEFEIIHAYSPYENVEAKPYPHIFAYGGLTDPRVTYWEPAKWVARLRERNTSDNLILLKINMEAGHGGASGRYEQLREMAADYAFALKIAGLAAEPVRQKERAA, encoded by the coding sequence ATGTCCGGCCCCGCCGACCGTCACGCGTTCGTCAAGCCGCCGCGCGCCGCGCGCCAGCCCAAGGTGGACACTTGGCATGGCGTCGAACTTGTCGACGATTACGCTTGGTTGAAGGCCAGCAACTGGCAGGAGGTCATGCGCGAGCCTTCGGTGCTCGACCCGGACATCCGCGCCTATCTCGACGCGGAGAACGCCTACTGCGAGGCGCAGCTCGCCGAGACGCTGCCGCTGCAGGATGATCTGTTCCGCGAAATGCGCGGTCGCCTCAAGGAGGATGACGCCTCGGTGCCGGCCCCCGATGGCCCCTATGCGTACTACACCGGTTTCGTCGCCGGTGGTCAGTACCCGGTCGTGCGCCGGCAGGCCCGCACTGGTGGGAGCGAGGTTGTCCTGCTCGATGGCAATCGCGAGGCCGAGGGCAAGCCCTATTGGGACCTCGGCGGCTTCCAGCACAGTCCCGACCACCGCCTGCTCGCCTATGCCAGCGACGACAAGGGCTCCGAGCTCTACACCATTCGTCTGCGCGACTTGGCGACTGGTCAGGATCTCCCCGACAGTATTCCGGACACGCGCGGTGGCGTCGTGTGGGCCAACGATAGCAAGACGCTGTTCTACGTGCGGCTCGACGATCACCACCGGCCGCTCCTGGTGTACCGCCACGTGGTCGGAACGCCGGTGGAGGACGACGTTCTCGTCTATGCGGAGACAGATGTCGGCTTCTACGTCGCTATCGCCTCGACGCAGTCGTCGCGGTTCGTGCTCATCGAGGCGCACGACCATCAGACGAGCGAGGTTCACCTCATCGACGCCGATGCACCGTTGGCATTGCCTGTCGTGGTGGAGCCGCGCCAGATCGGACACGAGTACTCAGTCGAGCATCACGGCGACAAGCTGGTGATTACGACGAACTCGGAGGGGGCGGAGGACTTCCGCATTTGTGAGGCGCCGATCGCCACACCCGCCATGGCCAACTGGCGCGAAATCATGCCGCATCGGCCCGGCTGCCTGATCCTCGATACCGTCCTCTACCGCGATCACATGGTGCGGCTGGAGCGCGAGAATGGACTACCGCGCATCGTCGTGCGTCAGCTCGCCGACGCCAGCGAGCACGTTATCGCGTTTCCTGAGGAAGCGTACTCGCTCGGCATTTCACCCGGCTATGAGTTCGATACGACGACGCAGCGCTTCGTCTATTCATCGATGACGACGCCGGCGGAAACCTACGACTACGACATGCAGGCGCGGACACGCGTGCTGCGCAAGCGCCAGCAGATTCCGAGCGGTCACAACCCCGTCGACTACGTCACGCGCCGCCTCTATGCGCCCACCGCTGACGGCGAGACGGTCCCGGTCTCGATCCTCCATCACAAGAGCACGCCGCTCGACGGGTCAGCGCCGGTGCTGCTCTATGGCTACGGCGCCTACGGCATCTCCATCCCGGCGTCGTTCTCGACGACGCGCCTGTCGCTCGTCGATCGCGGCTTCATCTATGCCATCGCCCACGTCCGCGGCGGCAAGGACAAGGGATATCGCTGGTACACCGACGGCAAGCTGGCGCGGAAGGTCCACACGTTCACCGACTTCATCGCCGCCGGTGAATACCTCGTCGCGCAGGGCCTGACGCAGCGCGGTCGCATCGTCGCCAATGGTGGATCGGCCGGGGGCATGCTCATGGGCGTCGTCGCCAACATGGCACCGGATCTGTTCCTCGGCATCATCGCGGATGTGCCCTTCGTCGATGTATTGAACACCATGCTCGACAAGGACCTGCCGCTCACGCCGCCGGAGTGGCCAGAGTGGGGCAATCCGATCACTAGGCGCGACGAGTTTGAGATCATTCACGCCTACAGCCCGTACGAGAACGTGGAGGCCAAGCCCTATCCGCACATCTTTGCGTATGGTGGCCTCACGGATCCTCGCGTCACGTACTGGGAGCCGGCGAAGTGGGTTGCACGCCTGCGGGAGCGCAACACCTCCGACAACTTGATCCTGCTCAAGATCAATATGGAAGCGGGTCACGGCGGCGCGTCGGGTCGCTACGAGCAGCTGCGCGAGATGGCAGCCGACTATGCGTTCGCGCTGAAGATCGCCGGGTTGGCGGCCGAGCCCGTCAGGCAAAAAGAAAGGGCGGCCTGA
- a CDS encoding MucR family transcriptional regulator, giving the protein MEDPTEPELVELTAKIVSAYVSNNSVVASELPHLISETHAALSRARGGAVPVEREEQKPKVPVKKSVMPDYLICLEDGKKFKSLKRHLRTHYNLSPEEYREKWGLPHDYPMVAPNYARARSDLAKKMGLGTRREK; this is encoded by the coding sequence GTGGAAGACCCAACTGAGCCGGAACTCGTCGAGCTGACGGCCAAGATTGTTTCGGCTTACGTCAGCAACAATTCCGTCGTCGCCAGCGAGCTGCCGCACCTGATCAGCGAGACCCACGCGGCATTGAGCCGTGCAAGGGGGGGAGCAGTACCCGTCGAGCGCGAGGAGCAGAAGCCGAAGGTGCCGGTGAAGAAGTCGGTGATGCCCGACTATTTGATCTGTCTCGAGGACGGCAAGAAGTTCAAGTCGCTGAAGCGCCACCTCCGCACGCACTACAATCTCTCGCCCGAGGAGTATCGCGAGAAGTGGGGCCTCCCGCACGACTACCCGATGGTCGCGCCGAACTATGCCCGTGCCCGCTCCGACCTCGCCAAGAAGATGGGCTTGGGTACCCGGCGCGAGAAGTAG
- a CDS encoding helix-turn-helix domain-containing protein — protein sequence MLQSSSPIVPDVASARSPMQNTATALHTHFRRAAIEHAVIQVFGIAGHDLRRATRGRAKVALARQVAMYLAHVGCGMSLTETGRLFDRDRTTVAHACGIIEDRRDDPLFDRALDLLEWAVPALATRAVPTIATA from the coding sequence ATGCTGCAGTCATCTTCTCCTATCGTCCCCGATGTCGCTTCCGCGCGATCGCCGATGCAGAACACGGCGACAGCCCTGCACACGCACTTTCGCCGCGCGGCCATCGAGCACGCGGTCATTCAGGTCTTCGGGATAGCTGGCCACGACCTGCGCCGTGCCACGCGCGGTCGCGCGAAGGTCGCACTCGCGCGCCAGGTTGCTATGTACCTGGCGCACGTCGGCTGCGGGATGTCGCTCACGGAGACAGGGCGCCTGTTTGATCGCGACCGCACAACCGTGGCGCATGCCTGTGGGATCATCGAGGACCGACGCGACGATCCGCTTTTCGATCGCGCATTGGACTTGCTTGAATGGGCGGTGCCGGCCCTCGCCACCCGCGCGGTGCCAACAATTGCGACGGCGTGA
- a CDS encoding DUF6456 domain-containing protein, producing the protein MESTHARRRTSAAINPDESPIAWLRRRKDRNGEPMISQTQFDAGERLRGDFWFAQMTPRTTTNWSSLSPQQRGRRYGAARHSGADMLDSAAAAAERVRRALSSVGPELSGVLIDVCCHLKGLEEAERAAGWPQRSAKIVLQLALTRLARHYGLETHTPPNAGGGVRHWGSADYRPQIDAPSEREG; encoded by the coding sequence ATGGAGAGCACCCACGCGCGGCGACGAACCTCCGCCGCCATCAATCCCGACGAGAGTCCCATCGCCTGGTTGCGCCGACGCAAGGATCGGAACGGCGAGCCGATGATCTCGCAAACGCAGTTCGACGCCGGTGAGCGGCTGCGTGGAGACTTCTGGTTTGCGCAGATGACGCCGCGCACGACTACGAACTGGTCGTCGTTGTCGCCGCAGCAGCGCGGCCGGCGCTACGGAGCGGCGCGACACTCAGGAGCCGACATGCTCGACAGTGCCGCGGCCGCAGCGGAGCGGGTACGGCGCGCCCTCTCGTCCGTCGGGCCGGAACTCTCCGGCGTGCTGATCGACGTGTGCTGCCACCTGAAGGGATTGGAAGAGGCCGAGCGCGCCGCGGGTTGGCCGCAGCGCTCGGCGAAGATCGTGCTGCAGCTCGCACTCACCCGACTAGCGCGCCATTACGGCTTGGAGACCCACACTCCGCCAAATGCAGGGGGCGGAGTGCGCCATTGGGGTAGCGCGGACTATCGCCCGCAAATTGACGCGCCGTCGGAGCGCGAGGGCTAG
- a CDS encoding SufE family protein: MPNISDITADFSLLDDWEDRYRYLIELGRTLPPLPEALRTDANKVRGCASQVWLATSMKGTDGRREFGFVADSDAHIVRGLIAILAAIYNGRSVDAAVSLDPHPVFAKLGLNEHLTPQRSNGLASMVARIRTDASAMAQAADAS, encoded by the coding sequence TTGCCGAATATTTCGGACATCACCGCCGATTTCTCCCTCCTCGACGATTGGGAGGATCGCTACCGCTACCTGATCGAGCTCGGCCGGACTCTGCCGCCGCTGCCCGAGGCCCTGCGCACCGACGCCAACAAGGTGCGTGGCTGTGCCAGCCAGGTGTGGCTCGCGACGAGCATGAAAGGCACCGACGGCCGACGCGAGTTCGGCTTCGTCGCCGACAGCGATGCACACATTGTGCGCGGTCTCATTGCAATTCTCGCCGCCATCTATAATGGCCGCAGCGTCGATGCGGCGGTCTCGCTCGATCCCCACCCGGTCTTCGCCAAGCTCGGGCTGAATGAGCATCTGACGCCCCAGCGGTCGAACGGGCTAGCGTCGATGGTCGCCCGCATCCGGACCGATGCGTCCGCGATGGCGCAGGCGGCGGATGCCTCCTAG
- a CDS encoding DUF5330 domain-containing protein, with product MSILKIGILVAVVVAVLPADREQQAALYNRAASAVHWTATFCDRNGPTCEQAGVIWAGFVKKAQFGAAMAYELATKNSGKIQSPSLIEPAVDMKPRGTLRADDLEPAWRGSGPGGI from the coding sequence ATGTCCATCTTGAAGATAGGAATTCTCGTCGCCGTCGTCGTCGCCGTTCTGCCGGCCGACCGCGAGCAGCAGGCAGCTCTCTATAACAGGGCCGCCTCCGCCGTGCATTGGACGGCGACCTTCTGCGATCGCAATGGTCCGACCTGCGAGCAGGCCGGAGTGATCTGGGCTGGCTTCGTCAAGAAGGCTCAGTTCGGCGCTGCGATGGCTTACGAGCTCGCCACGAAGAACTCTGGCAAGATTCAGAGCCCGAGCCTCATCGAGCCGGCCGTCGACATGAAACCGCGCGGCACGCTGCGCGCGGACGATCTCGAGCCGGCTTGGCGCGGTTCTGGCCCTGGCGGCATCTAG